A single genomic interval of Clostridium facile harbors:
- a CDS encoding arabinose isomerase translates to MLVNTKAKVGVFSIALGAYLPQFPSLVPEFEAQYDAFKKTIPDSVEIIDGGMVTTKEQSQAAGDLFRAADVDLVFLQLLTYATSYNMLPAVKDLDVPVVLVNVQKLKALDYDHTDIASWLGEGYACGAVGEMVADLERFGKRHAVITGVVEGGDSSVQSEIEEWCQAAQVRRRFRDTNIAQIGRPYPGMMDLYIDESNLYRRMDLYTKQFDWEKMWVIADNITDEDAIRAKAQDILDTFDIEGGGSIEEVWEMAKYVVAFEQWVKDEKLGLIASHYDGFAQGKAGVLDSMLIPAFSMLIKQGVACAVEGDMKVAMAMSILKTISGTGQLAEMYSVDFNDDIVIIGHSGSGDADISSKKPTMKIVKVFHGKTGGGYLTQFYPHLGPVTYLAITQDGNGNFKFIVAEGINEEGKILSFGDTNMRTRFECGAREFINRWSECGPTHHFAAASGRHIEKILKVAKIFNVPVEIVTR, encoded by the coding sequence ATGTTAGTTAATACAAAAGCAAAAGTTGGGGTATTTTCCATTGCGTTAGGTGCATATCTTCCTCAATTCCCATCACTGGTACCAGAATTTGAAGCACAATATGATGCATTCAAAAAGACTATTCCGGATTCAGTAGAAATTATTGATGGTGGAATGGTGACAACAAAAGAACAGTCACAGGCTGCTGGAGACCTGTTCCGTGCAGCAGATGTTGATTTAGTATTTTTACAGCTTTTAACTTATGCTACATCTTACAACATGTTACCTGCTGTAAAAGATCTGGATGTACCTGTTGTTCTTGTAAATGTTCAAAAGTTGAAAGCATTGGATTATGACCACACAGATATTGCTTCATGGCTTGGTGAAGGTTATGCATGTGGAGCTGTTGGTGAAATGGTAGCTGACCTGGAACGTTTTGGCAAGAGACATGCTGTAATTACAGGTGTTGTAGAAGGTGGAGATTCTTCCGTTCAATCAGAAATCGAAGAATGGTGCCAAGCAGCTCAGGTGCGTAGAAGATTCCGTGATACAAATATCGCACAAATCGGAAGACCATACCCTGGCATGATGGACCTCTATATTGATGAATCCAACCTGTACAGAAGAATGGACTTATACACCAAACAGTTTGACTGGGAAAAAATGTGGGTTATTGCGGATAATATTACAGATGAAGATGCCATCCGCGCTAAAGCACAAGATATTCTGGATACCTTTGATATTGAAGGTGGCGGAAGTATTGAAGAAGTATGGGAAATGGCAAAATACGTTGTTGCGTTTGAACAATGGGTAAAAGACGAAAAACTCGGCTTGATCGCATCCCATTATGATGGTTTTGCTCAGGGAAAAGCAGGCGTACTGGATAGTATGCTGATTCCAGCTTTCTCTATGCTGATCAAACAAGGAGTTGCCTGTGCCGTTGAAGGTGATATGAAAGTTGCGATGGCAATGAGCATTTTGAAAACAATTTCAGGTACTGGACAACTTGCTGAAATGTATTCTGTTGACTTTAACGATGATATTGTAATTATTGGCCATAGTGGTTCCGGTGATGCGGATATCTCCAGCAAAAAACCAACCATGAAAATTGTAAAAGTATTCCATGGTAAAACAGGTGGCGGATACCTCACACAATTCTATCCACATCTTGGCCCAGTTACTTATTTGGCAATCACACAGGATGGAAATGGCAACTTTAAATTTATTGTTGCAGAAGGTATAAATGAAGAAGGAAAAATCCTCTCCTTCGGTGATACAAATATGAGAACCCGTTTTGAATGTGGGGCAAGAGAATTTATTAACCGTTGGAGCGAATGTGGCCCTACACATCACTTTGCTGCAGCTTCTGGCAGACATATTGAAAAAATCCTGAAAGTTGCAAAAATATTCAACGTGCCTGTTGAAATTGTAACCAGATAA
- a CDS encoding AAA family ATPase, with amino-acid sequence MKHTIITIGRQFGSGGREIAQKLSRLLEIPFYDKELIEVAAKESGMHQDVVKNIDETASHSLLYSLSTGSFILGGRYSPLTDAPINDKLYFIQSDIIRHIADEGSCIIVGRCADYILRERPELLSLFIYAPLEERIKRISDLYDLTPNKAKERIMKTDKRRNTYYHYYSDRKWGDLENYHCSVDSSMLGVDGTVKFLAELAKQKEASLEK; translated from the coding sequence ATGAAACATACAATTATTACAATAGGAAGACAATTTGGAAGTGGTGGCCGAGAAATCGCACAAAAATTATCCCGCTTGCTGGAGATTCCTTTTTATGATAAAGAATTGATCGAAGTGGCAGCAAAGGAGAGCGGGATGCACCAGGATGTGGTCAAAAATATTGACGAAACCGCTTCCCACAGCTTGCTTTATTCGCTATCAACCGGTTCCTTTATTTTGGGAGGCCGCTATTCTCCATTAACAGATGCACCAATTAATGATAAACTGTATTTTATCCAATCCGACATCATTCGTCACATTGCAGATGAAGGAAGCTGTATTATTGTAGGACGTTGTGCGGATTATATCCTTCGGGAACGTCCAGAGCTATTAAGCCTATTTATTTACGCGCCACTGGAAGAACGGATAAAACGTATCTCTGACCTTTACGATCTCACTCCAAACAAAGCAAAAGAGAGAATCATGAAAACAGACAAACGCCGTAATACCTATTATCATTATTACTCTGACCGGAAATGGGGAGATCTAGAGAATTATCACTGTTCTGTAGATAGCAGTATGCTGGGTGTTGACGGCACCGTAAAATTTTTGGCGGAACTGGCAAAACAAAAAGAGGCATCACTGGAAAAATAA
- a CDS encoding DUF362 domain-containing protein, whose translation MAYKISDECISCGACEAECPVSAISAGDGKYCIDADTCIDCGSCASVCPVGAPQAE comes from the coding sequence ATGGCTTATAAAATTTCTGACGAATGCATTAGCTGCGGCGCTTGCGAAGCTGAATGCCCTGTAAGTGCAATCTCTGCTGGTGATGGCAAATACTGCATCGATGCTGATACTTGTATCGATTGCGGTTCCTGCGCATCTGTATGTCCAGTAGGCGCTCCACAAGCTGAATAG
- a CDS encoding PSP1 domain-containing protein, which translates to MAEIIGVRFKTVGKVYYFDPNGLELKTGEKVIVETARGVECGEVALSNREVDDSELVSPLKPIIRTATQEDLAIVAQNRKKEKEAFQICEEKIAKHQLEMKLVDVEYTFDNNKILFYFTADGRVDFRELVKDLASVFRTRIELRQIGVRDESKLLGGLGICGRPFCCSSFLGDFQPVSIKMAKEQGLSLNPTKISGTCGRLMCCLKYEQNVYEQLLKNSPKMGAFVKTPDGTGHVIDLNLLTDSYTVRLKDNPDAAPRTYSKKDLVIIKDNQIRVNKQEIEELKQLEDK; encoded by the coding sequence ATGGCTGAAATTATCGGTGTACGTTTTAAAACGGTAGGAAAAGTATATTATTTTGACCCAAACGGGCTTGAATTGAAAACAGGGGAAAAAGTAATTGTAGAAACCGCCCGAGGAGTTGAGTGCGGTGAAGTAGCCCTTTCTAATCGGGAAGTAGATGACTCTGAACTAGTTTCCCCATTAAAGCCTATTATACGAACAGCTACCCAAGAGGATTTGGCAATTGTTGCGCAAAACCGCAAAAAGGAAAAAGAAGCATTCCAAATCTGTGAAGAAAAAATTGCGAAACATCAACTGGAAATGAAACTGGTAGATGTGGAATATACCTTTGATAACAATAAAATCCTGTTCTATTTTACGGCCGATGGGAGAGTGGATTTCCGTGAGCTGGTAAAAGACCTGGCCTCTGTTTTCCGCACCAGAATTGAATTAAGGCAGATTGGTGTACGGGATGAATCCAAACTATTGGGTGGATTAGGCATTTGTGGTAGACCATTTTGCTGTTCTTCCTTTTTAGGGGATTTCCAACCTGTTTCCATCAAAATGGCAAAGGAACAAGGACTCTCTTTAAATCCAACCAAAATTTCAGGTACCTGTGGCCGATTAATGTGCTGTTTAAAATACGAACAAAATGTATATGAACAGCTCTTAAAAAATTCCCCTAAAATGGGTGCTTTTGTAAAAACACCGGACGGCACTGGTCATGTAATCGACTTAAACCTGCTGACAGATAGTTATACTGTCCGATTGAAAGATAACCCGGACGCTGCCCCACGCACTTATTCGAAAAAAGACCTTGTTATTATTAAAGATAATCAAATCCGTGTCAATAAACAGGAAATTGAAGAGTTAAAACAATTAGAGGATAAATAA
- a CDS encoding ATP-binding protein: MSFHFYGNTKALQVLQQSIQTGHLSHAYLFYGPAGVGKQTLAKQFAQAIFCQGENIPCGHCIPCQKMLKNIHPDFQELGGQNTKNSFHVKEVRAIRSDAYIRPNDGEAKVYLLNGVDNMSKEAANSLLKVLEEPPDNVVFLLTCPSRSAVLPTLVSRCVPIEIFPVTQPECIQALQELSPDTTLEEITRASQLCDGIIGKGLELLSDPEEIKASQTAFQILESLSKGNELAVVVALSPLENSRPFTKKVLLFLSNLLRLALQAKIKKISIWGLDDFIQKQSIQSILKMADTVETCIGMLEQNANLKLCVTWLSANLPYSI, from the coding sequence ATGAGTTTTCATTTTTACGGAAATACAAAAGCATTGCAGGTGTTACAACAGTCTATTCAAACAGGGCATTTATCCCACGCCTATCTTTTTTATGGCCCTGCTGGAGTTGGAAAACAAACATTGGCCAAGCAATTTGCCCAAGCGATCTTTTGCCAGGGAGAAAATATTCCTTGTGGTCATTGTATTCCCTGCCAAAAAATGCTCAAAAATATCCATCCAGATTTTCAGGAACTGGGTGGACAAAATACCAAAAACAGTTTTCATGTTAAAGAGGTTCGGGCAATCCGTTCAGATGCTTACATCCGGCCAAATGACGGCGAAGCAAAGGTGTATTTATTAAATGGTGTGGATAATATGTCCAAAGAGGCAGCAAACAGTTTGTTAAAAGTACTAGAAGAACCTCCGGACAACGTGGTTTTTCTTTTAACTTGCCCTTCCCGTTCCGCTGTCCTCCCTACTTTAGTTTCCCGCTGTGTTCCAATTGAAATTTTTCCTGTTACACAACCGGAATGTATCCAGGCTTTACAGGAACTTTCACCAGACACAACATTGGAGGAAATCACAAGGGCTTCTCAGCTTTGTGACGGCATTATTGGAAAAGGGCTAGAACTGCTATCCGATCCAGAGGAAATCAAAGCATCTCAAACCGCTTTTCAGATTTTAGAAAGTCTTTCCAAAGGCAATGAACTCGCTGTTGTAGTAGCCCTTTCCCCTTTGGAAAACAGCCGCCCGTTCACTAAAAAAGTATTACTTTTTTTAAGTAACTTATTGCGTTTGGCATTACAGGCAAAAATTAAGAAAATATCAATTTGGGGATTGGATGATTTTATCCAAAAACAATCTATCCAATCCATTTTAAAAATGGCTGACACAGTAGAAACTTGTATTGGTATGTTAGAACAAAACGCCAATCTAAAATTGTGTGTAACATGGCTGTCAGCAAATTTACCTTATTCTATCTAA
- a CDS encoding cyclic-di-AMP receptor: MKLIYAIISSDDSSIVSSALSKAGFFSTKLASTGGFLMSGNTTFICATEDEKVQEAIDIIKKHSKKRKQMVPSSAAYGAGMYAPFPVEVTIGGATIFVTNIEHFEKA; the protein is encoded by the coding sequence ATGAAACTGATTTATGCGATTATCAGCAGTGATGATAGCTCAATTGTATCTTCTGCCCTATCAAAAGCAGGGTTCTTTTCTACAAAATTAGCTTCTACGGGCGGTTTTTTAATGTCTGGCAACACCACTTTTATCTGTGCTACAGAGGACGAAAAGGTGCAGGAAGCAATCGACATTATCAAAAAACACAGTAAAAAAAGAAAACAGATGGTTCCATCTTCCGCTGCTTATGGAGCTGGTATGTATGCGCCATTCCCTGTAGAAGTAACAATAGGCGGCGCTACCATCTTTGTTACCAATATTGAACATTTTGAAAAAGCATAG
- a CDS encoding aminotransferase class I/II-fold pyridoxal phosphate-dependent enzyme: MGELTKLIETYCKNKITRFHMPGHKGNAPILKKLGAPYDITEIKDADVLFYADSVLARLEDRYSDLYQSTTVLSAGGSTLCIQAMLALAKHQGDSILAARNSHVAFINTCALLDLKPIWITPDYDSSTGLLQQPTANQIELALQQNPQVHTVYITSPDYMGLMADISAISKVCHQHQAKLIVDSAHGAHLKFTSEDLHPITLGADLCCCSAHKTLPVLTGGALLHAKGYSSTELKSKMALFGSTSPSYLILQSLDYCADYLEQQAKEDFQQLEEEREYIVSICQQNNLKLLGQDPTKWTVDGFTVGQTGGQLTEHFREYKIEPEYTNYDHTVFMVSPFNSSTDFARLDAAINSVTKKTPLQHATFSFPESIQLLTPREAVFSATESLSIFDAIGKVCAENKITCPPGIPIITAGEQLTYQHCDLLKNSGILTINVVK, translated from the coding sequence ATGGGTGAACTAACAAAACTAATTGAAACTTATTGCAAGAATAAAATAACTCGTTTTCATATGCCTGGACATAAAGGAAATGCCCCTATATTGAAAAAGCTGGGGGCACCTTATGATATTACAGAAATCAAAGACGCTGATGTATTATTTTATGCGGATAGTGTTTTAGCGAGATTGGAAGACCGTTATTCTGATTTATACCAATCCACTACTGTATTATCCGCGGGAGGTTCTACTCTCTGCATCCAAGCTATGCTGGCTTTGGCAAAACATCAGGGAGATTCCATTTTAGCGGCACGGAATTCCCATGTGGCATTCATCAATACTTGCGCCTTATTAGATTTAAAGCCAATTTGGATTACACCAGATTACGATTCATCCACAGGGCTACTACAACAGCCAACCGCAAACCAGATTGAACTGGCCTTACAGCAAAATCCACAGGTACATACTGTTTATATTACTTCCCCAGATTATATGGGGTTGATGGCAGATATTTCAGCTATATCAAAGGTTTGCCATCAGCACCAAGCCAAACTAATTGTGGATTCCGCTCACGGTGCCCATTTAAAATTTACTTCGGAGGATTTACATCCCATTACATTAGGGGCTGACCTTTGTTGTTGCAGTGCTCACAAGACATTACCCGTCCTGACAGGAGGAGCATTATTACACGCAAAAGGATATTCTTCTACAGAACTTAAAAGCAAAATGGCTTTATTTGGTTCTACTAGCCCTTCCTATCTCATCTTACAATCTTTAGATTATTGTGCGGATTATTTGGAACAACAGGCAAAAGAAGATTTTCAACAATTAGAGGAAGAACGAGAATATATCGTGTCAATTTGTCAACAAAACAATCTGAAATTGTTGGGACAAGATCCTACAAAATGGACCGTGGACGGTTTTACTGTGGGACAAACTGGTGGACAGTTGACAGAACATTTTAGAGAATACAAAATAGAGCCAGAATATACCAACTATGACCACACAGTATTCATGGTATCCCCTTTCAATTCTTCCACAGATTTTGCAAGGTTGGACGCTGCGATAAATAGTGTAACAAAAAAAACACCATTACAACATGCTACTTTTTCTTTTCCAGAATCCATACAGTTACTCACCCCACGGGAAGCGGTCTTTTCCGCAACAGAATCCCTTTCTATTTTTGATGCAATAGGAAAGGTTTGTGCCGAAAATAAAATTACCTGCCCTCCTGGAATCCCGATTATTACTGCTGGAGAACAGCTAACCTACCAGCATTGCGATCTTTTAAAAAATAGTGGCATTCTCACGATAAACGTGGTAAAATAA
- the rplL gene encoding 50S ribosomal protein L7/L12 → MADIAKFIEDIKALSVLELNELVKAIEEEFGVSAAAPVMMAGAAAGGEAAAEKTEFDVVLVDAGSSKMGVIKAVKEITGLGLKEAKEIVDNAPKAIKEGIAKAEADEIAAKLGDAGAKVEVK, encoded by the coding sequence ATGGCTGATATCGCAAAATTTATTGAAGATATTAAAGCTCTGTCTGTTCTTGAGCTGAATGAATTAGTAAAAGCAATTGAAGAAGAATTTGGTGTTTCTGCTGCTGCTCCAGTAATGATGGCTGGCGCTGCTGCTGGTGGCGAAGCTGCTGCTGAAAAAACTGAATTTGACGTTGTTCTGGTTGACGCTGGTTCTTCCAAAATGGGCGTTATCAAAGCAGTAAAAGAAATTACTGGTTTAGGCCTGAAAGAAGCAAAAGAAATCGTTGACAATGCTCCAAAAGCAATCAAAGAAGGTATTGCAAAAGCGGAAGCTGACGAAATCGCTGCTAAACTGGGCGACGCTGGCGCTAAAGTTGAAGTTAAATAA
- the rplJ gene encoding 50S ribosomal protein L10: MNHLPSEKILQTKQQLVAELTEKIKGAVAGVIVDYKGINVEQDTKMRKELREAGVEYFVVKNTMLRFAINACGYEALDEHLEGTTAIAISTEDVVAPAKVISKYVKELGDTTDFAVKGGFMEGNVIDAATVKELGNLPTKEQLVGQLLSVLVAPVRGLAVALNAIAEKEPA, encoded by the coding sequence GTGAATCACTTGCCAAGCGAAAAGATTCTTCAAACAAAACAACAACTGGTTGCTGAATTAACTGAAAAAATCAAAGGCGCAGTTGCTGGTGTTATCGTGGACTACAAAGGTATCAATGTAGAACAGGATACTAAAATGAGAAAAGAGCTGAGAGAGGCTGGCGTTGAATATTTCGTTGTAAAAAATACAATGTTACGTTTTGCTATCAATGCTTGTGGCTACGAAGCTTTAGACGAACACTTAGAAGGTACTACTGCGATTGCAATTAGCACAGAAGATGTTGTTGCACCTGCAAAAGTAATTTCTAAATACGTGAAAGAATTAGGTGACACAACTGATTTTGCTGTAAAAGGCGGCTTCATGGAAGGTAATGTTATTGATGCTGCTACTGTAAAAGAGTTGGGCAACCTGCCAACAAAAGAACAACTGGTTGGTCAGTTACTGTCCGTTCTGGTTGCACCTGTACGTGGTTTGGCTGTTGCGCTTAACGCAATCGCTGAAAAAGAACCTGCATAA
- the rplA gene encoding 50S ribosomal protein L1 has translation MKHGKKYVDSLKAFDRNVNYDGKEALELVAKNAKAKFDETVELHVRLGVDSRHADQQVRGAVVLPNGTGRSVRVLVFTKGDKVQAALDAGAEYIGDEEMVAKITKENFMDFDVVIASPDMMGVVGRLGKILGPRGLMPNPKAGTVTPDVAKAVTEAKAGKIEYRLDKTNIIHCPIGKVSFGADKLSENFETLMDAIVKARPSALKGQYIKSCVVSSTMGPGVRINIGRFGG, from the coding sequence ATGAAACATGGTAAAAAGTATGTAGATAGCTTAAAAGCTTTTGACCGCAATGTAAACTATGACGGAAAAGAAGCTCTTGAGCTGGTTGCAAAAAATGCAAAAGCAAAATTTGATGAAACAGTTGAACTGCATGTAAGATTGGGCGTTGACTCCCGTCACGCTGATCAACAGGTTCGTGGCGCTGTTGTTTTACCAAACGGAACCGGTAGAAGCGTTCGTGTATTGGTATTTACAAAAGGCGATAAAGTACAGGCTGCTTTGGATGCTGGTGCGGAATACATCGGTGACGAAGAAATGGTAGCGAAAATCACAAAAGAAAACTTCATGGATTTTGATGTAGTAATCGCTTCCCCAGATATGATGGGTGTTGTTGGTCGTCTTGGTAAAATCCTGGGGCCTCGTGGTTTAATGCCAAACCCAAAAGCTGGTACAGTTACTCCTGATGTTGCAAAAGCTGTTACCGAAGCAAAAGCTGGTAAAATTGAGTACAGATTGGATAAAACTAATATCATCCACTGCCCTATTGGTAAAGTTTCTTTTGGTGCTGATAAACTCAGCGAAAACTTTGAAACTTTAATGGATGCTATTGTAAAAGCAAGACCATCTGCATTAAAAGGTCAGTACATCAAATCCTGCGTAGTTTCTTCTACAATGGGCCCTGGTGTAAGAATCAACATTGGTAGATTCGGTGGCTAA
- the rplK gene encoding 50S ribosomal protein L11: protein MAQKVVGLIKLQIPAGKATPAPPVGPALGQHGVNIMSFTKEFNERTKNDAGMIIPVVITVYADRSFTFITKTPPAAVLIKKACNIQSGSGVPNKTKVANITKEQVKQIAETKMPDLNAANLESAMSMIAGTARSMGIVVVD from the coding sequence ATGGCTCAAAAGGTAGTAGGCTTAATTAAGCTTCAAATCCCAGCAGGAAAGGCAACACCGGCTCCACCGGTAGGTCCTGCATTAGGTCAGCATGGTGTTAACATCATGTCCTTTACAAAAGAATTCAACGAGCGCACAAAGAATGATGCAGGTATGATTATTCCTGTTGTCATTACTGTTTATGCCGATCGTTCCTTTACCTTTATTACAAAAACACCACCAGCTGCTGTGCTGATTAAAAAAGCTTGTAATATTCAAAGCGGTTCTGGTGTACCAAACAAAACAAAGGTAGCAAACATCACTAAGGAGCAGGTTAAACAAATCGCCGAAACAAAAATGCCAGATTTAAATGCTGCTAACCTGGAATCTGCTATGAGCATGATTGCTGGTACCGCACGTTCTATGGGCATTGTAGTAGTAGATTAG